AACGTTTCCGGTCGCTCCCAGCCGTTCCTTTCAATCGATTCAAACGTATGAAGCTTCACGCGCTGACACTCTGCATCGTCCTGTTTGCCCTTACATCGACCGCGACGGCAGCCGATCCCAAGCCGCCTCGGATCTTCCTCGATAAGAGCGAGCGGGTCGTGATGTTCCAACTCAATCGGCTCTCCAACGAGCAATTGGTGATGGTCCCTCGCGCCACCGACGATCCTAAATACAAACCTGTCTTCGCCACGATCCTGACACGCGGCGGCCTCTCGCGACAGGACCGCCAACAAGCCGCCGCAGGATTGGCGGTGCTCAACGGAACCAGCCCGGCGACCGAACTGCTCGCCGCGATTTCGGGGCTCGATGAAAGCGATTCCGAAGAGAAAGAAGTTGGCCGCCAATTGGCCGCGATGCTGTTGGCTCAGTCGCCCAAAGACCTGGCGGATCAAAAACAAGCCTTGATCGACGCGGTCGCTTCCGATTCTGCGATGCTTCGCGCCGTCGGATACGCCGGTCTGATCGCGGGTGATCAATCGGATCAAGCATGGGAACTTGCAACCGCCAGCTCGGACAGCAAGCTCGACTATTTGCACTCGATCTCGCTGCTCCCCAAACCAAAGTTGCGATCGTCGCAGCGAGCGCATGTGATCGAACTGTTCGAGCAATCGAAAGAGAAGGAAATGCGTCGCGCCGCGATCGGTGCACTCCGCAGTATTCCCGCCGACCAAGCCGACACGTTCAGCCGCGTTGCCAAGACGATCGCCGAAAAGCCGCTGGTCGCCGAAGCTGTCTCGACGCTCTTAAAGGTCCCCGCCGACGACCGCGATCCTTCGATCGCTCAACAAGTCGTCGCCAGACTGATGCAGCTGGCCGAAGCGACCCCCGCCGCCGATCGGACCAAGCCAGCTTTTTTGAACGCGATGCAATTGGTCGATCAATTGATCGGCCTGATGCCCGTCGACCAAGCCCGCACCGTCCGCAAGCGGCTCAGTGAAATCGCCGTTCGCGTGGTCCAGATCCACGCGGTGGAAGAGGAGATGCGATACGACGTTCCCTATTTCGTCGTCCAAGCGGGCAGCGAGGTGCAGGTCGTTTTGGTCAACGAAGACCTGATGCCGCACAACTTGGTGATCACCACGCCGGGCGACCTGAAAGAGGTTGCGGAGCTTGGTTCGGCGATGGATTCGACTCCCGGACCTTCCGGAAAAATGCACGTTCCCGACAGCGACAAAGTACTGCATTCGACATCGATGGTCGGGGCGCACCAACGCGAGGCGCTGACCTTTACCGCTCCAGAACAGCCGGGGGAATATCCTTACGTCTGCACTTTTCCACGCCACTGGATGCGGATGTATGGCGTGATGGTCGTGGTCGAAGATCTCGATCTGTGGCTGAAGAATCCAGTCGAACCGAAGGATCCGATCGGCAACGATCGGGCGTTTATCAAGAGCTGGACTGTCGATGATTTTAAGCAGGATCTCGACCTCGCGCTCCGCGGTCGGTCCCCCGAGATCGGCAAGCGAATCTTCACCGAAGCCAGCTGTGCTCAGTGCCACAAGATGCAAGGCGAAGGGGGGGCGGTCGGCCCCGACCTGACCGACGTCGTCGCGCGTTGGAAGGGAGACCGGTTGGGCGTCTTGCAGGAGATCCTCGATCCTTCGCACAAGATCGACCCCAAATATGTCGTCCACGTCGTCCTGACCCTCGACGGCAAAGCGATCTCGGGAATCGTAGTCGAAGAGGACAAGAAGACGATCTCGCTGCTGGCCAATCCCGAATCGAAAGAGCCGACGGTGATCCAGCGCGACGACATCGACATCATGAACAAATCATCGCAGTCGATGATGCCCAAGGCGCTGATGGATCGCTTCACCCAAGATGAGATCTACGAACTGATGTCCTACCTCGAATCAGCCGAAGCGGCGAAGCCTTAGCCCTCGACACGAGGTCAACCAGCCAACGCGTGCTCCTCCCCCAAACGGAGCTTAAAAGCGAGGGTCGAAGCTTCACCCTCCGCCAAACGCAGTTTGAAGGGGAGGGTCGAACCAGCGAAGCGAAGTTCAGGGAAGCGAGTCCTCGCACATTTCCAGACGCTCGATCACGCAGAAGGCCCTCCCCGAAAAACTTGCTTGACGCTCGTTTCCCGACCCTCCCAGCGTTCCGCTGGGCGGGTGAAGTGCGCCGTCGCTATCGATCTTCACCCTCCGCCAAACGAAGTTTGAAGAGGAGGGGCGAACCAGCGAAGCGAGGTTCGGGGAGGCGAGTCCGCGCACAATTCACCGAGACTCTAGTGCTTTGTCAGGCTTAGGAATTGGGGTTTCCTAAATTGGAAGAATCCGGGAGTTTGTAGGTCGATTGCCCCACGAGTCACGGAGGATTCGATGATTAAGAAGTATATCGTTCGGCTTTCGGATACAGAACGGGAAGAACTGAAGGCGATTGTAAAGAAGCTGAAAGGCTCCTCGCAGAAGGTACGGCGGGCGCTGATCCTTCTCAAAGCTGACACGGAAGGACCTGGCTGGACCGACGCCAAAATCGCGGAAGCTTTGGCGTGTCGGATTCAGACCGTGGAGAATCTTCGCAAACGTTTGGTGACCGAAGGGTTCGATACGGCGCTGCACGGGAAACCGCGTTTGAGCGCCCCGCGAGAGAAGACGCTTGACGGAAAGCAAGAAGCGAAAGTGATCGCCTTGCGGTTGGGGAAACCTCCCAAAGGGTTCGCGAGTTGGTCGCTGCGTCTGTTGGCAGTCCACGTGGTAGAACTGGGGATCGTGGACTCGATCAGCTACGAAACCGTTCGCCAAACGCTTAAAAAAACGGCATGACCAATCGCAAGATCCAGTATTGGGTGATTCCACCCGACGCCGACTCCGAATTTGTAGCGTGCATGGAAGAAGTCCTAGATACCTACGAAGAACCGTATGATTCGGACTATCCCGTGGTGTGCATGGACGAACAGCCGGTCCAGCTTCACAAAGAGACGCGAACGCCGATCCCGGCGACCCGCAATCATGCTCGACGCGTCGATTACGAGTATGAACGGTGCGGAACCGCCAGCGTGTTCATGTTCACCGAGCCGCTGGCCGGATGGAGAGAAGTCACCGTGCGTCCAAAGCGAACCAAGGTCGATTGG
Above is a genomic segment from Rosistilla ulvae containing:
- a CDS encoding c-type cytochrome, with the protein product MKLHALTLCIVLFALTSTATAADPKPPRIFLDKSERVVMFQLNRLSNEQLVMVPRATDDPKYKPVFATILTRGGLSRQDRQQAAAGLAVLNGTSPATELLAAISGLDESDSEEKEVGRQLAAMLLAQSPKDLADQKQALIDAVASDSAMLRAVGYAGLIAGDQSDQAWELATASSDSKLDYLHSISLLPKPKLRSSQRAHVIELFEQSKEKEMRRAAIGALRSIPADQADTFSRVAKTIAEKPLVAEAVSTLLKVPADDRDPSIAQQVVARLMQLAEATPAADRTKPAFLNAMQLVDQLIGLMPVDQARTVRKRLSEIAVRVVQIHAVEEEMRYDVPYFVVQAGSEVQVVLVNEDLMPHNLVITTPGDLKEVAELGSAMDSTPGPSGKMHVPDSDKVLHSTSMVGAHQREALTFTAPEQPGEYPYVCTFPRHWMRMYGVMVVVEDLDLWLKNPVEPKDPIGNDRAFIKSWTVDDFKQDLDLALRGRSPEIGKRIFTEASCAQCHKMQGEGGAVGPDLTDVVARWKGDRLGVLQEILDPSHKIDPKYVVHVVLTLDGKAISGIVVEEDKKTISLLANPESKEPTVIQRDDIDIMNKSSQSMMPKALMDRFTQDEIYELMSYLESAEAAKP
- a CDS encoding IS630 family transposase (programmed frameshift), encoding MKKYIVRLSDTEREELKAIVKKLKGSSQKVRRALILLKADTEGPGWTDAKIAEALACRIQTVENLRKRLVTEGFDTALHGKPRLSAPREKTLDGKQEAKVIALRLGKPPKGFASWSLRLLAVHVVELGIVDSISYETVRQTLKKTGMTNRKIQYWVIPPDADSEFVACMEEVLDTYEEPYDSDYPVVCMDEQPVQLHKETRTPIPATRNHARRVDYEYERCGTASVFMFTEPLAGWREVTVRPKRTKVDWAIEMEALLTTRYKKAKKIILVCDNLNTHTKGAFYEAFKPEKARALVRRIEFRYTPKHGSWLNAAENELSSMTRQCINGRRFATIAPLRKETQAWSSHSNRRQRGVDWQFQVKDARTKLKSLYPKIKA